DNA sequence from the Leptospirillum ferrooxidans C2-3 genome:
TCAATCGAGGTTCCCTGGGACTTGTAGAGCGCGATCATCTCCGGGGCGGGCAGGGCCTTGTCATCCAGATGGTTTGAGGCAATGACAAAGAACCCTTTGCGATGGAGCTCCCGATCGATCCCTTCGGGATCCGGCTCAAAGGATCCCGAGATCCGGTACCCCTGAATCTCCGGTTTCGCGTCCTTTTTGGGACGTCCGGAACGGACATGGCCCGTTTCCTCGGACACGACGCATTCGGAGGCCCGGTGGTACCGGGCTTTTCCAAAGATCTCCTCCCAGGCGGTCCTGGCATCCTCCGAACAGGAGAAGACCGTCTGGGACAGAGCGCGCAGGGAGGCCTCTAGCGCTTTCTTTTCCCGGGACACCGCTCGAGACAGCGTCTTCTCCTCCCGTTCCCGGGACGTCTGGGAGTAGACCAGGATCCATCGCTGAGGAATGCCTCCGAAGGTGGTTCCCACCTCGCAGAATCGGATCCCCGGAAGATCCTCTCCTCCCGGACGGAAGGCCTCGAGAGGAACCTCCGACAGCAGGTGGCGGACTAGACCAACCGTCTCGGGTACCCGCGTGACCCACTGGATCTTGCCTGACAGCTCTCCGATCGTCTTCTTGGTGTAGAGGGCGCTGTCGGCTACGAAGAGCATGGGAGTCTCCGCTCCCTGGACCTGCTGCAGGAAGGACTGGATCGTCCGGGAGAAGCTGGTCTTGTCGACGGTGTTCCCATCCAGGGCTTCCACCCAGATCGGGATCCGGCTCTTGTGCAGGGTGATCATATTGAGCACGAACTGCTTCAGATCCGGACGGTGATCCTTCGAGAACCCATGGGTGATCCGAATCACGGCCGGTTCCCCCTCATCCTCCGCCTCTTCGTCCTCCCGGGCTTCGCTCTGCGGATACCGTCCGGAGAGCGTGAAAGAGGTCGAATCGAGGTGGAAGAAGGTGGTTCCTCTCTCCGACAACCCCACGGCGGAACTGGCCAGGTGCAGGAAGAGCGCGGAGAGCCCCGCTTCGTGCAGATCATCCAAAGCCCGGCCCAGGGTGAACTCGTTGAGGTCTTCTTCCGTCAGTCCCGAACGAATCAGCGTTCCCACCGGCTTCGTCTCGAAGTAGGCCGGAGTCAGATAGAGAGGACGACTGACGAAGCCCAGGCCGTTCAACACCAGGGCCAGGACCGCCTCTCCTGCTGTCACACCCCGCTGGGGAGCCGGCGGAATCATCCGGTCGATGATCTCCACCAGACGGATCTTCCGAGCCACACCCGAGACGATCCCCAGATGGTCGATCCGGCGAACCTGCGATAAGAGTCCATTTTCTTCCACCCATGCCTACCGATTACACTCTGTCGAGAACCATTAAATCGCACTCAGATATGAAAAATCAAGTAAAATTTCTCGTAAGAAAATATCGTTAAAGGAAAATCACTTACAAATCTCCAAAAACTTCACGAGAGAACTGCTGGATGTGGGCGTTATGCAACAATGTGAAGGCATTTCTGGGCATGGTACGGGACTTCTTGAAGGAATCTAGACCGCTGACGCAAGAAGCCGTCAGCGGTCTGCTGAACCCGATCATTCGGGGATGGGCCAATTATGAGAAATAGCCAAAAATCGTGTTTAAAAGCATCAGGCTGCATCCTGCTTTAAGTTTCCCTCCAGGATTCTGTCTTTAAATTTTTTTCATTCCAGAATTAGAGTCAGGGGGTTGGTCCCTTGAGCTTTCTCCACCGTTTCTAGGCAGAAAGTCCCAGCTTAAATATCATGGTCAGAATCGTCTCTTTTTGGTGAAGCATCCCTGAGACTGATTGCTCCGATGATGAATAGTGAGATTTCTTTTAATGTCAAATACACTGAAGGAGCAAGGTGACAGTTCATCCTCATTTGTAGCTATTGTCTTTAAGAAAGTAAAAAATGATCTTAACACATGGGTCTAATTCACTCTGTTGAGAAGCATTAAATCGCATTCAGATATAAAAAATAAAGAGAAAGATTTTCTAAAAATACCGTTAAAGGAAAATCACTTAAAATCCCCCTGCTCCTCTTGGAGAACTACTGGATGTGGTTTATAAAGAAGATCCTAAGTCTTGTTCGGAGGATGTGAGAATAAAGGATGCTGATCATGCGGGAAGAGTATACGGAATCGTATTTTATACTCTACCTTTAATTCGATTCCAAGAACTATGATCTGATCTGTTGACATTATCTTCTAGAAATTCATCACATACCGTTCAAGGTCTTCTCTCCACATGCCTGGAAAAGGAGCACTAGTCATTAATGGAAGGTATATTGATTCAATTGCATCAGACAAAGGTCTTGGAGCTGATAATGGAAACATAGAGGATGAAACTGAAGTCACTTTGCCACGATATTTTAGGATCTTAGATAACTCCAAAGCAATCTCATAACGGCTTATTCCCCCAATACTTGCATAATGAACAATGCCTGCTGGTCTATTATCGATTGCCCATTTTATAAAACAAGAAAGTGATTCGGCTTCAGTTATTGAACCGATTCGATCACTAACAGCTTTGATTTCAGGAACCCCTGATTCAATTGCTTCAATTATCTTACCAACGAATTTATGGTCTTTTCCTCTTCCTCCGCCAATCATCCATCCGGCCCGTATAATCAAAAAGTCTTTGGGCCCAAACATTGCTATAGCTTGCTCACCATAAAATTTAGATTTCCCATAATAATTAGACGGGTTTGGAATATCTAACTCATTAAAGATTATTTGATTGGCTGAGCTAAAAATATTTGAGGTTGATATGTATACTAAATATGATCCACATTCCCGTGCTCCTTGCGCAATTGATTGTGTCGCAAGAGCATTTTTTCTTGCAGCTATTTGAGGTGCTCTCTCGCATAAATCAACATCAGTTTCTGCTGCCATATGGATAATACAATACGGGCGGTATTTCAATATCGTCTCATAACAAGTTTGGGGGTTATCTAAGTCAAGCTCATTTCTCGGTGGAATGACCAAATTAAAATTGGACAAACTCAAATTACGGCTGATATAAGAACCCAACATACCTGTCGAACCAGTTATTAGCAAATTACTCATTTGTTACCTCCAATAATTCTGAATCTTTGAGTTTTTTATAATGGCCATCCTTATTGTTAACGATATACCCTAAGGCGATTGGATATTCATAAGGAATTAAAGGCCATTTAATTCCAATGATTGGATCATCGTGGTGAATATATCTCTGATAGTATTCATTACATTTTTTTGTATATTTAGAATAAATTAGAGTTTCGTTTGTTAAAGATAACCAACCTCTAGCATAACCTTCTGGAATCCACATTTGGGTATGGTTTTTTTGAGACAAAACCTCCCCTCTCCAATGTCCTAAGAATCTGGAATTTTTCATAATATCAACTGCTACGCAATAAACTTCCCCTCTTAACACGGTAATCAGTGTTCCTTGGGTGTCTTGAATCTGATAATGTAGTCCTTGAATTTCTGCTTGCTTTAAAGAAAATACTCTGTCTTCAGTGAAACTTACCTTTTTTCCTATTAAAGAATCGAAATCGTCATTGTTATATGACACATTAGAATAACAGTATGAATTTAATTCCTCATTAGGTTCTAACAGAACTACACCATTTAGTGATAACCTTTTTATTAACTTCATTTTTTCCTCTACGAATGAAGGGGCATAGTAAAAAAACAAAAACTGTCATTTGATTCGTGAGACTCTTATATTGTTTTATAATTTCCAAAACATGAATAAAGCGTTTAAAAAGGCAAATTTTTTGAATTATACCTTTATCAATTGACTAAGGAGCTATAATTCCTTTTATAAACTAGGGTTAGATCAGCAAGATCAGGAGCATCCTACTTAGATCACTCTAAACAATATTATTTTAATATTTTCTCTCTCAAGAATAAATGTTATGTGTTTAAATCCACTAATCTTTCTCCCCCAGTTCTAAGTATAAAGTCTAATTTAACATTATTATCATTTTCACTTCCTCTTCTTCGTGCAACATAGAATTGATTGACCAGTTTCGTTATGAATTGTGGCAATCACAGCTCGTTCGGATTCGTGTTCCCGATATCGCTAATGCTATTTTTGGGGAAATACTTCCTCCCATGTATACTGGGAATACTTGGGCTCCTCCGACAGTATTTTGGGCGAGGAAAAAAGTGTCCCCTCAAAACGGGAATCATAATAGACTATTTCCATACAAAATAAAGGGATCTAGTCTAAAATGAATAGAAAATATTTTTCCCCTGATTATTCACACCACCTAAACAAAAAGTACACCGGCAACCCTTATAATTCTTAAGGTGTAGTGGATCTGTTCATCCAAAGACAATCAAACAAACCATCTCCTGAAAGCAGTTTTTCCGCTGGGAGTCTGGAACGATGGAGTCACCGGACAGCACCAGAAGCATGCTTATCCCTCTGTCCGCGAGATTCATTTCCTTTCGAAGAACAGACAAACCCTGAGAAAAAGAGTTTAGAGGGGACAGCTAAGTGCATCAATAATTCAACCACTTCTTCTGGAACTAATCCCGATAAGACCTAAACGGTCTCTTTGCCCTCCGTCTTTACAATGGTCCACCCAGAATGGATCTTGGTCTCCATGTTCACCGCCAGCAGGGCGTTGTACACATACTCTCGCTATTTTTCATGAAGACTCGATTATCCCCAGATCCGAAAACTAGATCTCCTTCTTGTCTCCATCTCTTTGCGGGTTTATCTTTCTCTTACTGAGTTTTAAGCTCCGCTTTCGTTTTCAGGATTTATGTCAGCTTTTCCTCCTGAAACACAATCTTTCCCTCTGCCCGGATGATCGCTTCCTTGGAGAGTACTTTTCTAAAAGCGCTGTTGGAAAGAATACCGATTTCTACGGGAGAACTCCTACCCAGTCTACTTCACCTTGTCGAGATCCAGCACTTTAGCTTCTCTTCCTCTTCTTTCATCCAGTCATGGCTCATGGTTTATTGCTTGAAGGTGTCCTCAGGGACTTTTCTTTGCTTCGGGCAAGAGGAACATCCACTTGAAGACCACTTCCATCTTTGCATAGATGCCACTTCCTAAATTCGATGAAGCTCGGGTAGTACCCCTTTATTTATGGTTCAATGCATGTTATATCCATAAAAATATAGCTATTCGTTGTTTATATAATGATATATTTTTTCCATTTCACTATCCCAAGTAATATTCTTCATCGTATTTACCCCACCTATGCCTAACATTTGCCGCAAATCGAAGTCATCATATAGCTTTTTAAATCCATCAAATACAGCTTGAGGTACAGGATCGGTTAAATATGAATTTACTTGATTCTTTAGCATCCACTCAACTTGTGGACCATTATTTGACAAAACAGGAACGCCACATGCCATTAACTCAACCGGCAAATAGGATAGATTAGTCGCAGAAAATGCAATACCTATATCACATGTTCTATACAGATTCCCTGTATCTTTTAGACTCATATTCCCTAATAATGTAGCTTGAAAGTTTGGCTTAAATGCTAGTTTAAGCCCTGCTATAACTATTTCAACGTCTGGATAATTCTCAGATATTTTCTTTAATACTTTCATACCAAGCTCAAAACAGCGTCTCTCAGTAGAGGGTCTTCCATAAAAAAAGATCCGTTTTACCTTAGGACGAATAAAGTTTGCTTCTCTAAATGGAAAGAAAATTTCCTTATCAGCCGCAAAAAAATAATCCTGTGCTTTTCCTCCATGCATTTCAAAACAATGCTTCAGCCAACCTCCGCCAGTGATCCCTTTAAAGCCAAATGTATAGGTTGTTTTTGCTTGTAAAGATGTCGTTCCAAATGGATAAAAATAACACTCATAATCCTGCATAAAATAATATTTTTCCTTTGAAAATGGAAATGACCTGACTTGATATGCTGATTGCCATGTAGTAGCAATTGCAGCTGAACACTCAGGTAGACATCGTCCATCAACATAAACTTCTAATCTACAATCAGGTAGTGCTTCGTTTAACTCAGTCTGGAGATTATTGCTGGATAAATGCCGTTCATTGTTATACACGTAAATAATATTCCGGGTATCTTTTTGAGCAAAATAATTTGCAAATCGGAATAATGTGTAATGACCTCCCCCCCACACATTTGACCAATCGGGCACAAACCAGATAAAGGTTTTTTTGGCCATGGGAGGGCCAGTTATTTTTTGTGCACCTCCAAATGAACTCCAATCCGTATAATCATAAACTGGATTCTCTGCAATAGGCACTTCTCCCCTTCCTTTGGATAAAAGAAGAAGAAAGCTCCCTGGAAATATTTTATAAAATGCATAGAATATCGTATTTAAAAATCCATATTTTTTTAAAAAAGAGAAAAATTTTAAAAAATTTCCTGTCATTTCACTCCCTAAATAAAAGAATTAAGTTAATTAGTAATTTATTAGTAAGGTTAAAACTTATTTTCCACTAGAAATGTAGACAAATAAATCATACGAAATAGATAATATCTTACTATGGATAAATCTCAGCATTTTTGAGGTGGATACCATTTTTATCTTTAACTGACAATATAGGTGATGAAAGATCTTTGAACGGCCAGTTAATATCAACATCAGGATCGTTCCAGAGAATACAGCGTTCTAAACTAGGCTCATAAAAATTTGTTGTTTTGTATAAAAAGTCCACTCTCTCAGAGAGTACGTAGAAACCGTGAGCAAAACCAGGAGGAATCCATAGCATTTGATTGTTTTCATCAGATAAAACAACACCGAACCATTTTCCAAAATTAGAAGAAGATCGCCTTAAATCAACTGCAACATCAAATATAGAACCATAAGCTACTCGAACCAACTTACCTTGGGGTTGTTGAATTTGATAATGCAAACCCCGAAGAACACCTTTTTGAGATCGGCTATGATTATCTTGAAGGAAAGTAAAATCAAGATTAGCTTCCTTAAAAGCTTTTTGGTTCCAGCTTTCAAAAAAAGAACCTCTTTGATCTCCAAAAACGTTTGGCGTAATCAAAAGTATACCAGATAATTCTTGTTCTTCAATTTTCATTTGCGAACCCTTATTGTGATTAAGAAAAATATTTTTTAATTCATTATTTTTAAAAGAAAATAATTTATAAACATAATCCCAAAAAATTGGAGTATACCTTTCTAGAATTATAGATCAAAATGGATAGTTTTCTTCTAGAAGACTAACAATGCAAAATATGATTTAAAGGCGATTACATTCTGTTACTTGTAGATATCACTAGTTATAACGCATGATTTTCAGAACTCTTCGTGCATGGAAAACCTGTCAATTTCCCAAATAGCACCCCCAGGCTCAAGTTCTTGTCGATCAAATTCCCGGTTTCCCGGGCTCTTACTGATGCCCGTAAATCCGGGAAAAATCTCAAGTACTCCCTGATTGATAACGCCTTCTTGGCTTTTTCCATCTTCTTCACAAAATCACCTTTTTCCCTATGTTTTCATAGGAATCTAACACTGATGACCGGAAGAATAATATTCAGCACAGTCGATATTCGGCATGCATGATGTCCTATCGAGGTACGAATCCGATATCTACCTAATAACAAGGAAAATTATTCCTTTCAAAAGAGAAGTTAGGTTATTACTCATAAAAAAGATGATAAATAAGCTCCATTAAAGAATGTTCAAGTCTTTCTTGAGACAGTTTTCAATGACGGCCTTTATTGGTCCTATGACAGGAGTCGACTTCTCAGAAATAATCTGGCACCGGGGAGCTTCCGTTATCTCAATCGCGTTACGGATCGTCACCAAGCTTCCTATCTCGCTTATAAAGCATTGACGATGAGGTCAACAACTTAAAAGGAGGGGTCGGTTGGTTCACTTTTAAATTACTAACCACATTCTTAATAATCCTTCAAAAAAATCTACTCATTATTAACTCTAAAATTTTTGAACTAAAAATCCAATCTTTAAATTCCTCAAAAGGATGTTCATTTTCAATCTGCTTCGCTTTCTCTTTCCCAGTAAAGATTATACAAAGAATAATAGTTAAAGCATTCCCTAGTTGATTTTTAGAAAGCCTCATCAGAGCTAAAAAAAGTTGAACACTGCAGATAAGTGGTAGAAAGTGAGGGTAGTGCTTTTTTGTAAAGACTATCCGACTCCTAGTCAAATAGAATTCAGAAAAAAGGGATTTTTTTTCCCTCCTAATTGAATTTGACCCTGTCGTTCGGCCTTCTTTATGGTAAACAATACTCTTTGACGCATATCCTGAGCGAAAGATTTGGCTACTCCGAATACCCCAATCTTGTTCTTCAGAATACAGGAAATAATCTTCTGATATCAATCCGATTTTTTCCAGAAATTCTCTTTTAAGAAAAATTGAAGCTCCCTGAATCCAATACATTTTCTGTTCTATTTTTTCTTCAAGATCTTTTCGATGAATAAAGGACCTCCATTTTTTTAGGTGACCGAGTTGCCTAGACATTCCGATCCAAGGAATAAAAGAAAATCCACCTAAAGCCTGTATGATTTCAGGATCGTGGTAATAAAGGGTTGTGTTACCACAGGCTCCTAATAAAGGATCTGAGATCATTTTCCTAACGAGATGTATCAGTGAATCTGGGTCAACCACCGTATCATTATTCAGTACCCAAACATAGTCTAGCTTAGGGTCCGTTAATGCCAATCGTATACCTGCGTTGTTACCTGCACCAAAACCTATATTTTCTCCATTATCTAAAAAAATAAGTTGAAATTGTTCAATTTGGTTAATTGTTCTTTGTGTTAGA
Encoded proteins:
- a CDS encoding IS1634 family transposase, whose protein sequence is MEENGLLSQVRRIDHLGIVSGVARKIRLVEIIDRMIPPAPQRGVTAGEAVLALVLNGLGFVSRPLYLTPAYFETKPVGTLIRSGLTEEDLNEFTLGRALDDLHEAGLSALFLHLASSAVGLSERGTTFFHLDSTSFTLSGRYPQSEAREDEEAEDEGEPAVIRITHGFSKDHRPDLKQFVLNMITLHKSRIPIWVEALDGNTVDKTSFSRTIQSFLQQVQGAETPMLFVADSALYTKKTIGELSGKIQWVTRVPETVGLVRHLLSEVPLEAFRPGGEDLPGIRFCEVGTTFGGIPQRWILVYSQTSREREEKTLSRAVSREKKALEASLRALSQTVFSCSEDARTAWEEIFGKARYHRASECVVSEETGHVRSGRPKKDAKPEIQGYRISGSFEPDPEGIDRELHRKGFFVIASNHLDDKALPAPEMIALYKSQGTSIEPGFRFYKDPLFFADAFFLKSEKRIMALTVVMGIALLIYSLAEEELRRTLKTLKGSVPDQKKKPTSRPTMRWIFQLMEGINWMPSRGDPAGAIWMKEVQKKIISFFSPEVKAIYGVP
- a CDS encoding group II intron maturase-specific domain-containing protein, giving the protein MWALCNNVKAFLGMVRDFLKESRPLTQEAVSGLLNPIIRGWANYEK
- a CDS encoding SDR family oxidoreductase, coding for MSNLLITGSTGMLGSYISRNLSLSNFNLVIPPRNELDLDNPQTCYETILKYRPYCIIHMAAETDVDLCERAPQIAARKNALATQSIAQGARECGSYLVYISTSNIFSSANQIIFNELDIPNPSNYYGKSKFYGEQAIAMFGPKDFLIIRAGWMIGGGRGKDHKFVGKIIEAIESGVPEIKAVSDRIGSITEAESLSCFIKWAIDNRPAGIVHYASIGGISRYEIALELSKILKYRGKVTSVSSSMFPLSAPRPLSDAIESIYLPLMTSAPFPGMWREDLERYVMNF
- the rfbC gene encoding dTDP-4-dehydrorhamnose 3,5-epimerase, yielding MKLIKRLSLNGVVLLEPNEELNSYCYSNVSYNNDDFDSLIGKKVSFTEDRVFSLKQAEIQGLHYQIQDTQGTLITVLRGEVYCVAVDIMKNSRFLGHWRGEVLSQKNHTQMWIPEGYARGWLSLTNETLIYSKYTKKCNEYYQRYIHHDDPIIGIKWPLIPYEYPIALGYIVNNKDGHYKKLKDSELLEVTNE
- a CDS encoding rhamnosyltransferase WsaF family glycosyltransferase, whose product is MTGNFLKFFSFLKKYGFLNTIFYAFYKIFPGSFLLLLSKGRGEVPIAENPVYDYTDWSSFGGAQKITGPPMAKKTFIWFVPDWSNVWGGGHYTLFRFANYFAQKDTRNIIYVYNNERHLSSNNLQTELNEALPDCRLEVYVDGRCLPECSAAIATTWQSAYQVRSFPFSKEKYYFMQDYECYFYPFGTTSLQAKTTYTFGFKGITGGGWLKHCFEMHGGKAQDYFFAADKEIFFPFREANFIRPKVKRIFFYGRPSTERRCFELGMKVLKKISENYPDVEIVIAGLKLAFKPNFQATLLGNMSLKDTGNLYRTCDIGIAFSATNLSYLPVELMACGVPVLSNNGPQVEWMLKNQVNSYLTDPVPQAVFDGFKKLYDDFDLRQMLGIGGVNTMKNITWDSEMEKIYHYINNE
- the rfbC gene encoding dTDP-4-dehydrorhamnose 3,5-epimerase, producing the protein MKIEEQELSGILLITPNVFGDQRGSFFESWNQKAFKEANLDFTFLQDNHSRSQKGVLRGLHYQIQQPQGKLVRVAYGSIFDVAVDLRRSSSNFGKWFGVVLSDENNQMLWIPPGFAHGFYVLSERVDFLYKTTNFYEPSLERCILWNDPDVDINWPFKDLSSPILSVKDKNGIHLKNAEIYP
- a CDS encoding glycosyltransferase family 2 protein: MLQNAEQETRIVFSQENPEFLNNVYIIILNYNNYKDSLECLESVFRLKYAKFTVIVCDNGSTDSSLEFLQRWAQGNFIPQFSGLGASFLAGNVVPKPIPYLFLDKDNLTQRTINQIEQFQLIFLDNGENIGFGAGNNAGIRLALTDPKLDYVWVLNNDTVVDPDSLIHLVRKMISDPLLGACGNTTLYYHDPEIIQALGGFSFIPWIGMSRQLGHLKKWRSFIHRKDLEEKIEQKMYWIQGASIFLKREFLEKIGLISEDYFLYSEEQDWGIRSSQIFRSGYASKSIVYHKEGRTTGSNSIRREKKSLFSEFYLTRSRIVFTKKHYPHFLPLICSVQLFLALMRLSKNQLGNALTIILCIIFTGKEKAKQIENEHPFEEFKDWIFSSKILELIMSRFF